The following proteins are co-located in the Polystyrenella longa genome:
- a CDS encoding permease, translating into MLLMIISGFIVRFVQCLAQAAPFILTGLFVAAILQRMLGAAHTRALFGGNSRRSLIQAWGIGMLLPVCSLGVIPIASQMKRAGLAGGTILAFAMAAPLFNPLSLLYGLTLSEPVVIIAFTFCSLVLLTITGGLYDRFFSETKEKPEPEEMLEPGVKRILSIGISAARESVGPSLKYIAIGLVGVALLGAFLPHNSLQKSMNFDNPYAPLLMSALAVPVYATPMLAMSQLGMMFAHANSVGAAFVLLTLGAGLNLGLVYWMIRNFSLQKTLVWFALLLVIVLGIAYGVERPLFPADIDPANHSHAFDIYAQPFHLAPSNPIQAIKTKWGHDILPYEWYALSMLGVLMTCGLALRKVEQTHDVEVWLRVKSEREQGSKLDRQVSAPVLGMVAIGMLILFSIVGCFVYYPPKDEIFEEMQIARAEVLTAAMTGDAQHASYWIELLDDWSRKLEVSTYLREWELSDYRAMKSRLLREHLEMLEHAVEDEEKDEIETYRIKVNNAYSRMKQSYEDPLLLTSY; encoded by the coding sequence ATGTTGTTGATGATTATTTCCGGATTTATTGTTCGGTTCGTTCAGTGCCTGGCACAGGCTGCTCCCTTCATCCTGACTGGTTTGTTCGTAGCGGCAATTCTTCAACGAATGCTCGGTGCTGCACATACCCGAGCTTTATTTGGTGGGAACAGTCGTCGATCTCTGATACAAGCCTGGGGAATTGGCATGTTGCTTCCTGTATGTTCTTTAGGCGTCATTCCGATTGCTTCTCAAATGAAACGAGCAGGACTTGCCGGGGGGACTATTCTAGCCTTTGCTATGGCTGCTCCACTTTTTAATCCACTTTCCCTCCTGTACGGTCTGACGTTGTCTGAGCCAGTCGTCATCATTGCTTTTACCTTTTGCTCACTTGTATTGCTGACCATAACAGGCGGGTTGTATGATCGTTTCTTTAGTGAGACAAAAGAGAAACCAGAGCCCGAAGAAATGCTTGAGCCAGGTGTCAAACGGATTCTTTCAATTGGAATCTCTGCGGCCCGTGAGTCGGTGGGGCCTTCGCTAAAGTACATTGCTATAGGCTTGGTGGGAGTCGCATTGTTAGGGGCCTTCCTGCCGCATAACAGCTTGCAGAAGTCCATGAATTTCGACAATCCTTATGCTCCGCTACTAATGTCAGCGTTGGCTGTACCTGTATATGCGACACCGATGCTGGCGATGTCGCAACTCGGGATGATGTTTGCCCATGCCAACTCGGTGGGGGCCGCTTTCGTCCTGCTCACACTGGGGGCGGGATTAAATCTAGGCTTAGTTTACTGGATGATCAGGAATTTCAGTCTCCAGAAAACATTAGTGTGGTTCGCATTGCTATTAGTAATCGTTCTGGGGATCGCTTACGGAGTGGAGAGGCCTCTTTTCCCGGCAGACATAGACCCAGCCAATCACAGTCACGCTTTCGATATTTACGCTCAGCCATTTCATCTAGCTCCTTCTAATCCAATTCAGGCAATCAAAACCAAATGGGGACATGACATTCTACCTTACGAGTGGTACGCCCTCTCTATGCTCGGAGTCCTCATGACGTGCGGACTGGCGCTGAGAAAGGTTGAACAAACACATGACGTGGAGGTCTGGTTGCGGGTGAAGTCTGAGCGAGAGCAAGGCTCGAAACTCGATCGGCAAGTCTCTGCCCCTGTGCTTGGAATGGTTGCCATCGGCATGTTGATCTTATTCTCAATCGTAGGTTGTTTTGTCTACTATCCTCCCAAAGACGAAATCTTTGAGGAGATGCAGATTGCCCGAGCAGAAGTTCTCACTGCAGCCATGACAGGGGATGCACAACACGCCAGTTACTGGATCGAACTCCTCGACGACTGGAGTCGAAAGCTCGAAGTCAGTACCTATTTACGAGAATGGGAACTGAGTGACTACCGAGCGATGAAATCTCGACTCCTTCGTGAGCACCTGGAGATGCTGGAACATGCTGTTGAAGACGAAGAAAAAGACGAAATCGAGACTTACCGAATCAAAGTCAACAATGCTTACTCACGCATGAAACAATCGTACGAAGATCCACTCCTCTTAACGTCATACTAA
- a CDS encoding AAA family ATPase has translation MTITSPTTNGPLIAVDEQLELISQLEETLNKALKGKTSVVRMVLVCLLSRGHLLIEDKPGLGKTTLAKALAAAISGHFARVQCTPDLLPSDITGFNIFNQKDHSFEFRKGPVFSDICLADEINRATPRTQSALLEAMAERQVTIDTHCHKLPPHFFVIATQNPSEQHGTFPLPEAQCDRFSMKLSIGYPGQIDEVAMLNAAIAKGEGEDSTSRRDSPLDLKTLAVIQNQVEKIEMKSLLLDYMVRFAKATREHPGLNLGISPRGLLIWQRTAQATAYLARRSYVIPEDLQETALPVLSVRLGFEYDEGETLLEELLRTVPLPEFDHK, from the coding sequence ATGACTATCACGTCTCCAACAACGAACGGACCTTTAATCGCCGTTGACGAACAACTCGAATTAATATCGCAACTGGAAGAAACACTGAATAAAGCGTTAAAAGGAAAAACGTCGGTAGTGCGAATGGTTCTGGTATGTCTTCTCAGTCGAGGCCATCTGCTAATCGAAGATAAACCGGGACTCGGTAAAACAACGTTGGCGAAAGCCCTGGCGGCCGCGATCTCTGGGCATTTTGCTCGAGTGCAATGCACCCCGGATTTATTGCCCAGCGATATTACCGGCTTTAATATCTTTAATCAGAAGGATCATTCGTTTGAGTTCCGAAAAGGCCCAGTGTTCTCGGATATCTGTCTTGCGGACGAGATCAACCGCGCGACTCCGCGAACCCAGAGTGCTCTGCTTGAGGCGATGGCTGAACGGCAGGTGACGATTGATACCCATTGCCATAAACTGCCTCCCCATTTCTTCGTTATTGCGACTCAGAACCCTTCGGAACAACACGGAACCTTTCCATTGCCAGAGGCTCAGTGTGATCGCTTTTCTATGAAGCTATCGATTGGATATCCAGGTCAAATCGATGAAGTTGCGATGTTAAACGCGGCTATCGCTAAAGGCGAAGGAGAAGATTCCACTTCTCGCCGGGACTCCCCCCTGGATCTCAAAACGCTTGCTGTGATTCAGAATCAGGTCGAGAAGATTGAGATGAAGAGTCTGTTGCTTGACTACATGGTCCGATTTGCTAAAGCGACTCGGGAGCATCCTGGATTGAATCTCGGGATTTCACCTCGTGGTTTACTGATCTGGCAACGGACGGCTCAGGCGACGGCATATCTTGCCCGGCGGTCCTACGTCATTCCTGAGGATCTGCAAGAGACCGCGTTGCCAGTGTTGTCAGTTCGTCTTGGGTTTGAATACGACGAAGGAGAGACGCTGCTGGAAGAGCTATTACGGACCGTCCCCCTTCCCGAGTTTGACCATAAATAA
- a CDS encoding transglutaminase domain-containing protein — MLTSQSEVPLKEHLGLGLISLLALGQYSLVEIEVRTPLYLFVSYLVQTALLIGGVVFFRRKQFYRGELPALMPVIILTAIVSLAAEPILRLIPNGGSSVEVVMVRAFKNELLLFTMICCWRQYQPLTIAISLFVFLFSMALSPTSGLTIVLMGLYLCASIVWLITRYLKRYSGTIHATQRQYSLKRFLALAIFPVLIVIAFAPFASGRTIWSLQGFFPTSGGEGGRDEYSLSGIGNGDALVPGKENVQSFAPLDDAPFREDDKPSLYDSFSEEYGEPFKPKNSDRMIAIPPNRTETLLPELVEEMKTMQQSGRQFSMLRDKVGRKRSDVESTTSKAIFHVVGRVPLHLRMETYDFYDGSQLIPGDNSTNSTEYVLNEHDEMHWLEALEDCAFNFFSPEESHVLKIVGIDSNIIPTPLHWTGIAIKDLNTRNFYVEGQHRVMHLDRDALPDLVPIHVRSRVLDERNFDSAQVLYSAIRQRYISIPDTPDMLPIIELANENTAECTLKREKVVSILNYVRDNYDHVEENSSPIIGDKDSKSLSITPFLFETRKGTDYEFATATMLLLRSLDISCRVVSGYYVDPDNYDRRKDHTSVYSQDVHFWCEVDLGGNTWQTLEPTPGYEKLGPPLRLYERIEHAFLEVISWSITHWMGITMSFVLTCMILWQRHAVMALLALWYWKMCCFWLRIATSRPDKVLLLTRDLLDRHLALVGHRRPVGVTLRKWLLESYLLNGQEREQLSDFMYLIDETIYGSRGNSPGMLLDPLLVSKDMIRHFSWSRLRRG; from the coding sequence TGGGACTGATTTCGCTGTTAGCACTGGGGCAATACTCGCTGGTTGAGATAGAAGTGCGTACGCCTCTCTATTTGTTCGTTAGTTATCTCGTACAAACGGCGCTGCTTATTGGCGGAGTTGTCTTTTTTCGTCGGAAGCAGTTCTACCGTGGGGAACTACCCGCGTTGATGCCAGTAATCATTCTCACAGCAATTGTGTCGTTAGCAGCAGAGCCAATCTTGCGTTTGATTCCTAATGGAGGTTCATCCGTTGAAGTAGTGATGGTGCGTGCCTTTAAAAATGAATTGCTGTTGTTCACCATGATTTGCTGCTGGCGGCAATATCAACCATTGACGATTGCCATCAGCCTGTTTGTGTTTCTGTTCTCGATGGCCCTCAGTCCGACTTCTGGCCTTACGATTGTCCTGATGGGGCTTTACCTGTGCGCGTCAATAGTCTGGCTGATTACCCGGTACTTGAAACGTTACTCCGGAACAATTCACGCCACTCAACGTCAATACTCGCTGAAGCGATTTCTGGCTTTGGCGATTTTCCCTGTGTTAATCGTGATTGCTTTCGCCCCGTTCGCATCGGGAAGAACAATCTGGTCGCTACAAGGATTTTTCCCAACATCAGGAGGGGAAGGAGGACGAGATGAGTATTCTCTCAGTGGAATCGGAAATGGTGATGCATTAGTGCCAGGAAAGGAAAATGTGCAGTCATTCGCGCCGCTTGACGATGCTCCTTTCCGAGAAGATGACAAACCGAGTCTGTACGATTCCTTTAGTGAAGAATACGGCGAACCATTCAAGCCTAAGAATTCCGATCGCATGATTGCGATCCCACCCAATCGTACGGAAACACTGTTGCCTGAGTTGGTTGAAGAAATGAAAACGATGCAGCAATCCGGTCGACAGTTTTCAATGTTGCGTGACAAGGTAGGGCGTAAGCGGTCGGACGTAGAAAGTACGACTTCTAAGGCGATCTTTCACGTTGTCGGGCGCGTTCCGCTACATCTAAGAATGGAGACTTATGACTTTTATGACGGGAGCCAGTTAATTCCCGGTGACAATTCGACGAATTCGACCGAATACGTTCTCAACGAACATGACGAAATGCACTGGTTGGAGGCACTGGAAGATTGCGCCTTCAACTTCTTTTCTCCAGAAGAATCGCATGTTCTCAAAATCGTCGGAATCGATTCGAATATTATTCCGACACCTCTGCACTGGACAGGGATTGCCATTAAGGATCTCAACACCCGCAATTTCTACGTCGAGGGGCAGCACCGGGTAATGCACTTGGACCGGGATGCTCTCCCGGATCTCGTTCCGATACATGTGCGGTCCCGCGTTCTGGATGAGCGGAACTTCGATTCGGCACAGGTTCTGTATTCAGCGATCCGACAACGATATATCTCGATCCCTGATACGCCCGATATGTTACCCATCATCGAACTTGCGAATGAGAATACTGCGGAATGTACTCTCAAGCGAGAAAAAGTTGTCTCAATCCTGAACTACGTTCGAGACAACTATGACCATGTAGAAGAGAATTCATCCCCGATAATCGGCGATAAAGATTCGAAATCGCTTTCGATTACTCCTTTTTTATTCGAAACCAGAAAAGGGACGGATTACGAATTCGCCACGGCGACCATGCTATTACTGCGGTCACTCGATATTTCCTGCCGAGTCGTCAGTGGCTACTACGTCGATCCGGACAACTATGATAGAAGAAAAGATCACACGTCGGTTTACTCCCAGGACGTTCATTTCTGGTGCGAAGTCGATCTTGGAGGCAACACATGGCAGACACTCGAACCGACACCTGGGTATGAGAAACTGGGGCCGCCATTGCGATTATACGAGCGAATTGAACACGCATTCCTAGAAGTGATCAGTTGGTCAATCACGCATTGGATGGGAATCACAATGTCATTCGTTCTGACTTGCATGATTCTTTGGCAGCGTCACGCAGTGATGGCTCTCCTGGCCCTGTGGTACTGGAAGATGTGTTGCTTCTGGCTACGCATCGCGACTTCACGACCAGATAAAGTGTTGCTGCTCACTCGAGATCTATTAGACCGTCATCTGGCTTTAGTTGGTCATCGCCGTCCAGTTGGAGTTACTTTACGAAAGTGGCTTCTGGAATCGTATCTACTAAATGGACAAGAGCGAGAGCAACTATCGGACTTTATGTATTTGATTGACGAAACAATTTACGGAAGCCGAGGGAATTCTCCCGGGATGCTTCTGGACCCACTTCTTGTTTCGAAGGACATGATCCGTCATTTCTCATGGTCACGATTACGTCGTGGGTAA